A region from the Thermoplasmatales archaeon genome encodes:
- a CDS encoding tRNA 2-thiocytidine biosynthesis protein TtcA, whose amino-acid sequence MQCSLCRGKAVYEARYNGTYLCRKHFNDSVERRFKHELRKQVDLKAAGIKISVAISGGKDSSVTLYLMNKFLGDRENVELTAFTIDEGIAGYRDSGLESARKLCDKLNVKHRTVSFEEVFGKTMDGIVKMDPETIPCSHCGPMRRKLMNLESLEYKSDYVALGINLDDYAQSILMNVVKGDFERMMRMAPHIKRKEGLVRRIVPLRRIPEKEVILYAVLNGVEFDGGWCPYYERAQRNTFRNIVSDLEEQNPGAGFAIANFLDEVREHITIGNGNTEMKKCTKCGAPTTGDLCSVCTSIGILDSMKDA is encoded by the coding sequence ATGCAGTGTTCACTTTGCAGGGGAAAGGCCGTTTATGAGGCAAGATACAACGGGACATACCTGTGCAGGAAGCATTTCAACGATTCTGTTGAGAGGAGGTTCAAGCATGAGCTCAGGAAACAGGTTGACCTGAAGGCTGCCGGCATAAAGATTTCCGTTGCAATATCCGGGGGGAAGGACAGTTCCGTTACCCTTTATCTAATGAACAAGTTTCTCGGGGACAGGGAAAATGTTGAACTTACGGCGTTCACCATTGATGAGGGAATCGCGGGATACCGTGACAGCGGTCTCGAATCCGCCAGGAAACTCTGCGATAAGCTCAACGTGAAACACCGGACCGTATCATTCGAAGAGGTTTTCGGGAAAACCATGGATGGCATCGTCAAAATGGATCCGGAAACGATTCCATGCTCCCACTGCGGCCCGATGCGAAGGAAGCTGATGAACCTTGAATCCCTGGAATACAAAAGCGATTACGTTGCACTGGGAATCAACCTTGATGATTATGCCCAGTCCATACTGATGAATGTCGTGAAAGGTGACTTCGAGAGAATGATGAGGATGGCTCCACATATAAAGAGAAAGGAAGGACTGGTCCGGAGGATCGTGCCTCTCAGGAGGATTCCAGAGAAGGAGGTAATCCTTTACGCCGTACTGAACGGGGTAGAATTCGACGGGGGATGGTGCCCATACTACGAAAGGGCCCAGAGAAACACCTTCAGGAACATCGTAAGCGATCTGGAAGAACAGAACCCTGGAGCGGGATTCGCCATTGCCAACTTCCTGGATGAAGTGCGTGAGCACATCACCATTGGGAATGGAAATACCGAAATGAAGAAATGCACAAAATGTGGCGCCCCAACAACCGGTGACCTGTGCTCGGTCTGCACTAGCATCGGGATTCTGGATTCAATGAAAGATGCATAA
- a CDS encoding multifunctional aminopeptidase A produces MKISGGGTAEISGLDVVICMDMEDFEPASTGALLNSLSLRPIIERLRFTPKKGRTLMLPSTESTRSVLIVGLGQRGAVNYETIRTSFSSALKALIGGENKKIGVLIPGILSAEREALEIAYISELTSYSFDVYKAEKKAAPELIRILSDSAVGTSIEDGRIMGEATNLTRHLADLPSSIGTPAFFESALRENKKVTVTALGRDDFIKLGMGGLEGVSRGAHEPPRLLIAEYGDRDMPAIMLVGKGITFDSGGISIKPSEGMQEMKFDKCGAAAVLGALKAISDMGLKAHVVGLMPLTENMPGGGSYKPGEILRHYNGVTSEVISTDAEGRLVLADALSYGIDKYKPSAVIDLATLTGACVVALGNNIAGVMGNNRELQDKIIKASGNTWERLWPLPLDDDFKDQIKSDVADIKNTGGRPGGSETAGAFLSYFVGDVPWVHLDIAGTAWKGQKTAKKDYIGLGATGFGTRLLVEFIRAGTE; encoded by the coding sequence ATGAAAATTAGTGGCGGAGGAACTGCTGAAATTTCTGGACTTGACGTCGTCATATGCATGGACATGGAAGATTTTGAGCCAGCCAGTACCGGGGCATTGCTCAACTCACTCAGTCTGCGACCAATCATTGAGAGGCTGAGATTCACTCCAAAGAAGGGCAGGACGCTGATGCTTCCTTCGACGGAGAGCACGAGATCCGTTCTCATTGTTGGGTTAGGACAACGTGGGGCCGTGAATTATGAGACCATACGTACAAGTTTTTCATCCGCACTGAAGGCGCTTATCGGAGGAGAAAACAAGAAAATAGGTGTATTGATACCGGGAATCCTTTCAGCTGAGAGGGAAGCCCTCGAAATAGCTTACATATCTGAGTTGACATCGTATTCATTCGATGTATACAAGGCTGAGAAGAAGGCTGCTCCAGAGCTTATCCGGATACTGTCCGACTCCGCGGTTGGCACCAGTATCGAGGATGGCAGGATAATGGGGGAGGCTACCAACCTCACCAGGCATCTCGCAGACCTCCCATCGTCCATAGGCACTCCCGCATTCTTTGAAAGCGCTCTCAGGGAAAATAAAAAAGTTACTGTAACGGCACTGGGAAGGGATGATTTCATCAAGCTCGGGATGGGTGGGCTGGAAGGAGTATCGAGAGGCGCTCATGAACCGCCCCGCCTCCTAATTGCAGAATATGGAGACAGGGACATGCCTGCAATAATGCTCGTCGGAAAGGGGATAACCTTTGACAGTGGAGGAATATCCATAAAACCCTCAGAAGGAATGCAGGAGATGAAATTTGACAAGTGCGGAGCCGCTGCCGTGCTTGGAGCGTTGAAGGCGATCTCGGACATGGGCTTAAAGGCGCACGTCGTCGGTCTTATGCCATTGACGGAAAACATGCCGGGAGGTGGTTCTTACAAGCCCGGAGAGATCCTCAGGCACTACAACGGGGTAACTTCCGAAGTAATTAGCACGGATGCGGAAGGCAGACTTGTACTGGCTGATGCACTATCTTACGGCATTGATAAGTACAAGCCTTCGGCTGTCATCGACCTGGCAACACTCACAGGTGCATGTGTTGTTGCCCTTGGAAACAATATTGCAGGAGTGATGGGAAATAACAGGGAGTTGCAGGACAAAATCATAAAAGCCTCGGGAAACACATGGGAAAGACTATGGCCGCTTCCGCTTGACGACGATTTCAAGGATCAGATCAAAAGCGATGTGGCTGACATCAAGAACACCGGAGGCAGGCCAGGCGGATCAGAAACGGCAGGAGCATTCCTCAGCTATTTTGTTGGCGATGTTCCATGGGTACACCTGGACATAGCTGGAACGGCGTGGAAAGGGCAGAAGACGGCAAAAAAAGATTATATCGGCCTGGGAGCCACCGGATTCGGCACAAGGTTGCTTGTGGAATTCATAAGGGCAGGCACCGAATAA
- a CDS encoding putative KH and PIN-domain containing protein, with product MDYVPDTSVIVDGRFTAFISSREGSHVILAEAMLAEVEHQANDGRSIGFAGLEELKSLRSMAEEGRIYLDLYGKRPGDWQIKSAKSGEIDEIIRNTALENDAILVTGDIIQRDLAIIKGIQIEFLEASLKSVKNIEDFFDEMTSSVHLKANLKPVLKKGIPGAVRVVRLDYVITRQELETIASIIVKRGKFEDESFVEMDMFGATVIQLKNIRIVITRPPFSDDLEITAVRPIKKLDLVDYNLDPRVVERLTVGSNGILVAGPPGAGKSTFVQALAEYFNSMDKTVKTMEKPRDLQLINDITQYTGLEGSMEKTGDILLLVRTDYTVFDEMRVTSDFHVYSDLRLAGVGMIGVVHATRPIDAFHRFIGRIELGLIPQVIDTILFIEAGQVRKVIITEYTVKVPSGMNQEDLARPVIVVKDFPSGTPLYEIYTFGDQIVLVPVQTEDSSLFSLASDRIREEVSKFLGTGDVEVKMTGGNRAVVSVPEKFIAKLIGKKGVNISDLEGRLKVRLEVEPRAGASGSVRKPVEIEVKNKILYLYVGDKNTNVKIFVEDLMVLQARSSSKGIIRLKLDSDLGSSIYGQIKNGKRIEFSPEE from the coding sequence GTGGATTACGTTCCTGACACATCGGTAATAGTTGACGGTCGTTTCACGGCTTTCATATCATCAAGGGAGGGATCGCACGTCATACTGGCAGAAGCCATGCTGGCTGAGGTTGAGCACCAGGCAAATGATGGGAGGTCCATCGGGTTTGCAGGGCTTGAGGAGCTCAAGTCACTCCGTTCAATGGCCGAGGAGGGCAGGATATACCTGGACCTTTATGGGAAGAGACCGGGTGACTGGCAGATAAAGAGTGCAAAGAGCGGGGAAATCGACGAGATCATAAGGAACACCGCCCTAGAGAATGATGCAATACTCGTCACCGGAGACATCATCCAGAGGGACCTTGCCATAATAAAGGGTATCCAGATAGAATTCCTTGAAGCCTCACTGAAATCTGTCAAGAACATTGAGGATTTCTTTGATGAGATGACTTCCTCTGTACACCTCAAGGCAAACCTGAAACCTGTCCTCAAGAAGGGAATTCCTGGAGCCGTCAGGGTTGTGCGTCTTGATTATGTTATCACCAGGCAGGAACTTGAGACCATAGCGTCCATCATTGTAAAGAGGGGAAAATTTGAGGACGAATCTTTTGTCGAAATGGATATGTTCGGTGCCACTGTAATCCAGCTGAAGAACATACGCATAGTCATTACAAGGCCGCCGTTCTCCGATGACCTTGAGATAACTGCGGTAAGGCCCATAAAGAAACTGGATCTTGTGGATTACAACCTTGACCCCAGGGTGGTGGAACGGCTGACGGTCGGCAGCAATGGCATACTTGTTGCAGGACCCCCGGGAGCAGGAAAAAGCACCTTTGTCCAAGCCCTGGCGGAATACTTCAATTCGATGGACAAGACCGTGAAAACCATGGAGAAACCCAGGGACCTGCAGCTGATCAATGATATAACCCAATACACGGGCCTGGAAGGATCCATGGAAAAGACAGGGGATATACTCCTTCTTGTCAGGACCGATTATACCGTCTTTGATGAGATGCGTGTAACATCCGATTTTCATGTGTATTCAGACCTGAGGCTTGCGGGAGTCGGGATGATTGGCGTAGTACACGCAACCAGGCCAATAGATGCATTCCACAGATTCATAGGAAGGATAGAACTGGGCCTGATACCGCAGGTCATAGATACCATCCTGTTCATAGAAGCGGGCCAGGTCAGGAAGGTCATAATCACGGAATACACCGTCAAGGTGCCAAGCGGGATGAACCAGGAAGACCTTGCACGACCCGTTATTGTTGTCAAGGACTTCCCCTCTGGGACGCCGCTGTATGAGATATACACATTTGGCGACCAGATAGTTCTTGTTCCGGTGCAGACGGAGGATTCGTCTCTCTTCTCACTTGCCTCTGATCGGATAAGGGAGGAGGTTTCAAAGTTTCTTGGAACGGGTGATGTTGAAGTCAAGATGACAGGGGGGAACAGGGCTGTCGTATCTGTTCCTGAAAAATTCATTGCAAAACTCATCGGGAAGAAGGGAGTGAATATATCCGACCTTGAAGGCCGGCTCAAGGTGAGACTGGAGGTTGAACCAAGGGCTGGAGCTTCAGGCTCCGTGAGAAAGCCGGTGGAAATTGAGGTGAAGAACAAGATACTTTACCTGTATGTCGGCGACAAGAACACGAATGTGAAGATCTTCGTGGAAGACCTGATGGTGCTGCAGGCAAGGAGCTCCTCAAAGGGGATCATCAGGCTTAAGCTCGATAGCGACCTGGGATCATCGATTTACGGCCAGATTAAGAACGGGAAGAGGATAGAATTCTCTCCCGAAGAATGA
- a CDS encoding asparagine synthetase B, producing MALSGYSLDPYTVGFSDSHDIARSRLVSEQLSFKVKEIILDDLDLNEGISVLRSIDPSIGRSEIGYELVLYYALSEIMEPRLVTGQGADEIFYGYRRFIDNPGIDNREHLARLFGTTLPRETRIAKHFGKELATPYLDTRIMEKFSGMPREAHIAAGTNKILLRDLAKSTGLPEEIWGFGKKAAQYGSGIQARLKKIPGL from the coding sequence ATGGCACTGTCCGGGTATTCCCTCGATCCTTATACTGTGGGTTTCTCGGATTCCCATGACATAGCAAGGTCAAGGCTTGTCTCGGAGCAACTCAGCTTCAAGGTAAAGGAGATCATACTGGACGATCTTGACCTGAATGAGGGGATATCGGTCCTCAGGTCTATTGATCCATCCATCGGCAGATCTGAGATCGGATACGAACTGGTGCTTTATTACGCACTTTCGGAAATCATGGAGCCCAGGCTGGTGACGGGTCAGGGAGCCGATGAAATTTTTTATGGATACAGAAGATTCATTGACAACCCTGGAATCGATAACAGGGAACATCTTGCCAGGCTCTTCGGGACCACCCTTCCCAGGGAGACTAGGATCGCAAAGCATTTTGGGAAGGAACTTGCAACTCCCTATCTCGATACCAGGATCATGGAGAAATTCTCAGGTATGCCGAGAGAAGCTCATATAGCTGCAGGGACTAACAAGATCCTGCTGCGAGACCTGGCGAAGAGCACCGGTCTTCCCGAGGAGATCTGGGGATTCGGGAAAAAAGCAGCCCAGTATGGGTCCGGTATACAGGCGCGCCTGAAAAAAATACCTGGTTTGTAA
- the mtnP_1 gene encoding S-methyl-5'-thioadenosine phosphorylase, protein MTYTGIIGGSGLYSLIKGGRSLDIETPYGKPSDKVEIGEIGGVEVAFIPRHGKHHTIPPHAVNYRANMWALKSIGVERVLAINAVGSLKEQYKPGEMVFPDQFIDFTKSRKLTFFDGPEVYHVSAADPFCPEMTSELVSSAKKAGYPHHDTGTYVCIEGPRFSTRAESRMFRQFGDIIGMTLVPEINLAVEQSMCYSMIATVTDFDVWSDKPVDASEVMKIMKENEEKVSSLVEMSVKGFNRERRCNCSRSLENAKA, encoded by the coding sequence ATGACATACACAGGGATCATTGGAGGAAGCGGCCTCTACAGCCTTATTAAGGGCGGCAGGTCGCTTGACATAGAGACGCCATACGGAAAACCTTCTGACAAGGTTGAGATTGGAGAGATAGGCGGGGTTGAAGTAGCATTCATACCCAGGCACGGAAAGCACCACACCATACCGCCACATGCAGTGAATTACAGGGCCAATATGTGGGCACTGAAAAGCATTGGTGTTGAAAGGGTGCTTGCGATAAATGCCGTGGGGTCACTCAAGGAACAGTATAAACCCGGAGAGATGGTCTTCCCGGATCAGTTTATAGATTTTACAAAATCAAGGAAACTGACCTTTTTTGACGGACCGGAAGTATATCACGTCTCGGCTGCGGATCCATTCTGTCCGGAGATGACATCAGAACTGGTTTCATCTGCGAAGAAGGCAGGTTACCCTCATCATGATACAGGTACATATGTGTGTATCGAGGGACCGAGATTCTCGACCAGGGCAGAATCGAGAATGTTCAGGCAGTTCGGGGACATAATAGGCATGACACTTGTTCCCGAGATAAATCTTGCAGTGGAACAGTCAATGTGCTATTCCATGATTGCAACAGTTACAGATTTTGATGTATGGTCAGACAAGCCGGTGGATGCATCGGAAGTCATGAAAATAATGAAGGAAAACGAGGAAAAAGTGTCTTCACTTGTAGAGATGTCCGTTAAGGGCTTCAACAGGGAAAGAAGATGCAATTGTTCAAGGTCACTTGAAAATGCAAAAGCATGA
- a CDS encoding universal archaeal KH-domain/beta-lactamase-domain protein — MKIKFLGGAEEVGRLAIKIREKDYDVMVDYGVIPEKPPEFPMPPEPVKSIYLTHAHLDHMGALPVYYHEYDAKFYSTIMTANSMRPMLEDSIKVTNIEGYPSRFDVDDISSLYSAFQNVNYNETITDGPFQVTAQSAGHIPGSTMWRFENSRSILVTGDLYTKETYLLNGAKPQKADILIMESTYAGKNHEERDQVVKRLRQRVKEVVEDGGKVILPSFAMGRTQELIMILSDMGYSISVDGMGNGITGIYLHTPGFLRTQKGFSKSVGKVRQIRGRRMRESALDSDIVITTSGMLDGGPVLSYIEKLMNDTKSALFLTGYQVEGTNGRSLMENGTIKIAGATVKPNMKLDFFDLSAHAGHDDLIDFVKKVDPEKVILCHGDNRENLLDDLSEFDVELPFNGHEFEVS, encoded by the coding sequence ATGAAAATAAAATTTTTAGGCGGAGCAGAAGAAGTAGGAAGATTAGCTATAAAGATAAGGGAGAAGGACTACGATGTCATGGTTGACTACGGTGTAATACCGGAAAAACCGCCAGAGTTCCCGATGCCACCCGAGCCTGTGAAGAGTATTTATCTCACACACGCGCACCTGGACCACATGGGTGCACTTCCGGTCTATTATCACGAGTACGACGCAAAATTCTACTCGACAATAATGACGGCAAACAGCATGAGGCCGATGCTCGAGGATTCAATAAAGGTCACAAATATAGAGGGATACCCGTCCAGGTTTGATGTTGACGACATCTCATCACTGTACAGCGCATTCCAGAACGTGAACTACAATGAAACAATAACCGACGGTCCGTTCCAGGTAACGGCGCAGTCTGCCGGACACATTCCGGGTTCGACCATGTGGAGGTTCGAGAATTCCCGATCCATACTCGTGACAGGGGATCTTTACACCAAGGAAACATACCTCCTGAACGGTGCGAAACCGCAGAAGGCTGACATACTCATAATGGAAAGCACCTATGCGGGAAAGAACCATGAGGAGAGAGACCAGGTTGTGAAGAGGCTCAGGCAGAGGGTAAAGGAAGTCGTTGAGGACGGCGGAAAGGTAATACTGCCATCATTTGCGATGGGAAGGACCCAGGAACTTATAATGATACTGAGCGACATGGGATACAGCATCTCGGTGGATGGAATGGGAAACGGGATCACAGGAATATACCTGCACACCCCCGGATTCCTCCGAACACAGAAAGGATTCTCCAAGTCTGTCGGGAAAGTGAGGCAGATCAGGGGCAGAAGGATGAGGGAAAGCGCACTTGACAGTGACATAGTTATCACCACCTCAGGCATGCTGGACGGCGGACCAGTGCTCTCATACATCGAAAAACTGATGAACGATACGAAGAGCGCCTTGTTCCTGACAGGTTACCAGGTGGAAGGCACAAACGGGAGAAGCCTTATGGAAAACGGAACAATAAAGATAGCCGGGGCAACCGTGAAGCCTAACATGAAGCTGGACTTCTTTGACTTGTCGGCTCACGCAGGTCACGACGATCTCATTGATTTCGTGAAGAAGGTAGACCCTGAGAAGGTAATACTGTGCCACGGCGACAACAGGGAAAACCTGCTGGATGATCTATCCGAATTCGACGTGGAATTGCCCTTCAACGGCCATGAGTTTGAGGTTTCATAA
- the malK_8 gene encoding Trehalose/maltose import ATP-binding protein MalK has product MDEVLTVDHVAMEYRYAKSSIKTIEDINFTVRKNQFVSIIGPSGCGKSTLIRMILGLTKPTSGRILYGDREEMGPNFRVSVVFQNAALFPWLDVLDNVELALEPLIKDRSRRTEIAMNNIRLVGIDGFEKAYPKELSGGMKQRVAIARALATSPDVMLLDEPFSGLDVFSAQAMREELLDLWESPVENPNTILMVTHNVDEAVQMSDVIVILSHRPSKVIQEMPITLQRPRNTRSDEFYKTVDHVLTVMSE; this is encoded by the coding sequence ATGGATGAAGTTCTCACAGTTGATCACGTTGCTATGGAGTACAGGTACGCCAAAAGCTCCATCAAGACTATAGAAGATATCAACTTCACCGTGAGAAAGAACCAGTTTGTCTCAATAATCGGCCCGTCCGGATGCGGAAAATCAACCCTGATAAGGATGATTCTCGGACTGACAAAACCAACCTCCGGCAGGATCCTGTATGGTGACAGGGAGGAGATGGGACCTAATTTCCGTGTTTCCGTGGTATTCCAGAATGCTGCTCTCTTTCCATGGCTGGACGTTCTTGACAATGTCGAACTTGCTCTGGAGCCACTGATCAAGGATCGCAGCAGGAGAACGGAGATAGCCATGAACAATATCCGGCTGGTTGGCATAGATGGGTTTGAGAAAGCCTATCCAAAGGAACTTTCCGGGGGGATGAAGCAGCGTGTTGCCATAGCGCGTGCACTGGCCACGTCCCCTGATGTTATGCTGCTCGACGAACCGTTCAGCGGGCTTGATGTGTTCTCAGCACAGGCCATGAGGGAAGAACTGCTCGACCTTTGGGAATCTCCCGTGGAAAACCCGAATACAATACTGATGGTCACGCATAACGTGGACGAGGCGGTGCAGATGAGTGACGTGATAGTGATCCTGAGCCACCGCCCGAGCAAGGTTATCCAGGAGATGCCGATAACCCTGCAGAGGCCAAGAAACACGAGGAGCGATGAATTTTACAAGACCGTGGATCATGTCCTTACCGTTATGTCAGAATGA
- a CDS encoding NAD-dependent epimerase/dehydratase family protein: MKVLILGVDGYIGWSLALRLMKRGHTVAGADNFITRRRVREVGSASALPISSMDARIKGLESAGYGGMEFFKGDVSNADFMYRTIRAVQPDTVIHLAEQRSAPYSMIGLKQASDTMVKNIVSTLNLVYAVKDTVPDTHILKLGTMGEYGTPNIDIPEGFFDIEYRGRKDYLPFPKNAGSWYHWTKVHDSNNLMFANRVWNIRVTDVMQGVVYGTRIDEITETGLYTRYDIDEVWGTVLNRFCAQAVAGLPITPYGEGGQTRGFLPLEDSVTCLSIAVENPPADGEYRVFNQYDKAYSVNFLAGRVKEIYEREFGKSAEIRHMENPRVEKETHYYNPVNENLKKLGYRSKRALDDEILNMLQDLQKFIPRIRKLSGVIMPRTFWKAS; this comes from the coding sequence ATGAAAGTTCTAATTCTCGGCGTTGATGGCTACATAGGCTGGTCGCTTGCGCTCAGGCTCATGAAAAGAGGTCACACCGTGGCGGGAGCAGACAATTTTATCACCCGCAGGCGTGTCAGGGAAGTCGGGTCCGCTTCTGCCCTGCCCATTTCATCAATGGACGCAAGGATCAAGGGGCTGGAATCCGCCGGGTATGGAGGCATGGAGTTTTTCAAGGGAGATGTAAGCAATGCGGACTTCATGTACAGGACAATCAGGGCTGTGCAGCCCGATACGGTTATCCATCTCGCGGAACAGAGATCTGCTCCATATTCAATGATAGGCCTTAAGCAGGCATCTGACACCATGGTAAAGAACATCGTGAGCACGCTTAACCTGGTATACGCCGTGAAGGACACCGTGCCCGATACTCACATTCTCAAACTCGGTACCATGGGTGAGTATGGGACGCCGAACATCGATATTCCGGAAGGTTTCTTCGATATTGAGTACAGGGGCAGGAAGGATTACCTGCCGTTCCCGAAGAACGCAGGAAGCTGGTATCACTGGACAAAGGTTCACGATTCAAACAATCTCATGTTTGCAAACAGGGTATGGAACATCAGGGTTACCGATGTGATGCAGGGAGTTGTTTACGGAACCAGGATAGACGAGATCACAGAAACCGGACTATATACGAGATATGACATAGACGAGGTTTGGGGAACAGTCCTGAACAGGTTCTGCGCACAGGCAGTTGCAGGACTGCCGATCACCCCATATGGAGAGGGTGGGCAGACCAGGGGGTTCCTACCGCTTGAGGACAGCGTGACATGCCTTTCAATCGCAGTCGAGAATCCACCCGCTGATGGAGAATACAGGGTTTTCAACCAGTACGACAAGGCCTATTCCGTGAACTTCCTTGCCGGGAGAGTCAAGGAAATTTATGAACGTGAGTTCGGGAAGAGTGCAGAAATACGTCACATGGAGAATCCACGGGTAGAGAAGGAAACACACTACTACAACCCTGTCAACGAGAACCTCAAGAAACTCGGATACAGGAGCAAGAGAGCCTTGGATGACGAGATATTAAACATGCTCCAGGATCTGCAGAAATTCATTCCCCGGATAAGGAAACTTTCAGGCGTCATAATGCCAAGGACTTTCTGGAAAGCAAGCTGA
- the glmU_3 gene encoding Bifunctional protein GlmU has product MKALITAAGQGSRSGLDGKMRKEMLPVYTMREGRIVLRPILDCVIYSFLSEGIKEIYLVLDWEDRSTREYVEHEYPEVTIIYQGERRGFGMAVMLARDYIGDESFILNAGDGIVLDQMHIKSVKTMMDKNPDRNILTLMKVDNPKRYGVASVEIRGSEIRVRKVVEKPAVPESNYALCAFYALVPEVFDYLDDQRSDEKELTPAIEKTIELGKETSGLLVDRNDWISVGVATEYINILKRSLDRCASK; this is encoded by the coding sequence ATGAAGGCACTGATTACAGCAGCGGGCCAGGGTTCAAGATCGGGCCTTGATGGAAAGATGCGCAAGGAGATGCTTCCTGTCTACACAATGAGAGAAGGGAGAATAGTGCTCAGGCCGATCCTTGACTGTGTGATATACAGCTTTCTCAGCGAGGGCATCAAGGAGATATACCTGGTTCTTGACTGGGAGGATAGGTCCACCAGGGAATATGTGGAGCATGAATATCCGGAAGTAACGATAATCTATCAGGGAGAGAGAAGAGGATTTGGCATGGCAGTAATGCTTGCAAGGGATTACATAGGAGATGAGAGCTTCATCCTCAATGCCGGTGACGGCATAGTCCTGGATCAGATGCACATAAAGTCTGTAAAGACGATGATGGATAAGAATCCTGACAGGAACATACTCACGCTTATGAAAGTAGACAACCCGAAAAGATACGGGGTCGCTTCTGTCGAAATAAGGGGTAGCGAAATCAGGGTAAGGAAGGTTGTTGAAAAACCAGCTGTTCCTGAGAGCAACTACGCACTCTGTGCCTTCTATGCCCTCGTTCCGGAGGTATTTGATTATCTTGACGATCAGCGTTCAGATGAGAAGGAACTGACACCGGCCATAGAAAAGACAATAGAGTTGGGAAAGGAAACCTCTGGCCTGCTGGTCGATCGCAATGACTGGATCAGCGTAGGCGTGGCAACTGAATACATAAACATACTGAAGCGAAGCCTTGACAGGTGCGCCAGTAAGTAA
- the pgk gene encoding Phosphoglycerate kinase, translating into MAEVLQSFFTMDSFDLRGKTVFLRLDINSPMNPMNGEILGGSRFKSHVDTINSLMDSKVVIVAHQSRPGKEDFTSLEKHAAYMKRVLGRDVKFIDALFGSSVTAAVKSMKIGDILMLENTRFYSEETEIPATDIEAMEGSHIVRSLEPLMDYYVIDAFPAIHRAQTTLVGFRRVKPNIAGRLIEKEVAMLDRFSRGKERPKLAILAGSKIDDSIAVSKNFLEKKMVDSIIVGGVVANAFLWASGKNIGKKNMEFIMKNNKNYESLLKDCSDILKNHRDRVVIPVDFVLNPSGRRISVDEEVPDDELLADIGVDSIVMFTEHIRQAKAIFMNGPMGMYEMPAYSSGTFEVLNAISRSRALRIAGGGHTLSAMEKLGMLNRIDHASTGGGALISYLSGEAMPVLEALSESRALFKGN; encoded by the coding sequence ATGGCTGAAGTTTTGCAGTCCTTTTTCACTATGGATTCGTTTGACCTGAGGGGAAAGACAGTGTTCCTGAGACTTGACATTAATTCTCCGATGAACCCGATGAACGGGGAAATACTTGGAGGGTCACGGTTCAAGTCCCATGTGGACACAATAAACAGCCTTATGGATTCCAAGGTCGTAATTGTGGCGCACCAGAGCAGGCCCGGCAAGGAAGATTTCACGAGCCTTGAGAAGCATGCAGCCTACATGAAGCGCGTTCTTGGCCGCGATGTAAAATTCATTGATGCGCTCTTTGGCAGCAGTGTGACTGCAGCTGTTAAATCAATGAAAATAGGGGATATCCTGATGCTTGAGAACACGAGATTCTACTCCGAGGAGACCGAGATTCCGGCAACGGACATTGAAGCCATGGAGGGCAGCCACATTGTCAGGAGCCTTGAACCACTCATGGATTATTACGTAATTGACGCGTTCCCGGCAATACACCGTGCACAGACAACTCTTGTCGGGTTCCGGCGCGTGAAGCCAAACATAGCCGGAAGGCTCATAGAGAAGGAGGTTGCCATGCTCGACCGGTTCAGCCGTGGAAAAGAAAGGCCGAAACTCGCCATTCTTGCGGGATCGAAGATAGATGACTCGATTGCAGTGTCGAAGAATTTCCTTGAGAAGAAGATGGTTGATTCCATTATTGTTGGTGGTGTCGTTGCAAACGCTTTTCTATGGGCTTCAGGAAAGAATATAGGCAAAAAGAACATGGAATTCATAATGAAGAACAACAAGAATTACGAATCCCTCCTGAAAGACTGTTCCGACATACTGAAGAATCACAGGGACAGGGTCGTGATACCGGTGGATTTCGTCCTCAATCCATCGGGACGCCGGATATCCGTGGATGAAGAAGTGCCGGATGACGAATTGCTGGCGGATATAGGAGTCGATTCCATAGTCATGTTCACGGAACACATCAGGCAGGCGAAGGCCATATTCATGAACGGGCCGATGGGCATGTATGAGATGCCAGCCTATTCATCAGGGACGTTTGAGGTACTTAACGCAATATCGCGTAGCAGAGCTTTGCGGATCGCAGGGGGCGGGCACACCCTGAGCGCCATGGAGAAACTCGGCATGCTCAACAGGATTGACCATGCATCAACCGGGGGCGGCGCACTGATAAGTTATTTATCCGGCGAGGCAATGCCAGTTCTGGAAGCACTCAGCGAAAGCCGTGCATTGTTCAAGGGTAATTAA